In Gemmatimonas sp., a single genomic region encodes these proteins:
- a CDS encoding response regulator: MSALAAARHVLVVDDNADAAESLALLLQREGHSVDVAHDGRDALEQYDRAHHDAVIMDIGLPVLDGHECARAMRRAQGDRALLIIALTGWGHPEDRRRSEASGFDHHLVKPVLPSELNALLVAAQRTE; the protein is encoded by the coding sequence ATGAGCGCCCTTGCTGCTGCACGGCACGTGCTGGTGGTGGACGACAACGCGGATGCCGCCGAAAGCCTGGCGCTGCTGCTGCAGCGTGAGGGGCATAGTGTTGACGTGGCCCATGATGGCCGGGATGCGCTGGAGCAGTACGATCGCGCGCACCACGATGCCGTAATCATGGACATCGGCCTGCCGGTACTCGACGGACACGAATGCGCGCGCGCCATGCGCCGTGCGCAGGGGGACCGGGCGCTGCTCATCATCGCGCTCACCGGGTGGGGGCACCCGGAGGACCGCCGCCGGAGCGAGGCGTCGGGGTTCGATCATCACCTGGTCAAGCCGGTCCTCCCCTCCGAGCTCAACGCCTTGCTGGTGGCGGCCCAACGGACCGAGTAG
- a CDS encoding M1 family metallopeptidase — translation MSSTIRTPLLLAAAVLLPAAPAASGAQPRATVSASAPATVAAVPPRAIRRDVPMTNAIRRAMAAGSRDSTGRPTARYWQLRTDYDIDVSLDPGSARLTGTARITVHNTSPDPLREIGLRLHPNHFIGTAPHSAPWTPAEVTDGIAIARMSVNGAAVNIASNAAPNALAAEGARAIQNAQAAAANAASGNTLLNGRSTNARVRLATPIAPGAKAQLEIAWSHKLPGGPGTGHRMTQRWADTLFQPTQWFPRVAMYDDLRGWDTELYLGPSEFYNAFGRYDVRIDVPAGWIVSGTGLLQNPQQVLTDKARAQLAKATQSDDITTIVGSDEVGPGQSTAISANGRLTWHYVADNVNDFAWATAKQYVWQTTRATIPGKGVVPVHMVYLPGRASLYAKAGPVSRHALEFYSKLWFPYQFPQLTLQDGPSAGMEYPMVINSNVGAADHEAGHMWWPMVVANNETWYGWMDEGFNQYMNILSDADAAGKPAVLDGLGQSYGRTANNEAEPPMMWNANYAGPQFYGFTTYSKTPLMLSALGGIVGDSAVQRAHREFGTAWMFRHPSPWDWMFFMERALGRDLGWFWNAWLFGNESVDHRVAKVVTQGIRTRVTVAQEGQMPAPIVLDVTFAAAGPAIRPMKNAVMLDATTARVTVPVDVWFDGRREHVVELVFGGRRIEKVTLDAQGRFPDRVPADNSWSAKADVGGAGIGRSGSTRP, via the coding sequence ATGAGCTCGACCATTCGCACACCGCTGCTGCTTGCCGCTGCGGTCCTGCTTCCGGCGGCCCCGGCCGCATCCGGCGCCCAGCCGCGTGCCACGGTGTCGGCCTCGGCGCCCGCAACCGTCGCCGCCGTGCCGCCGCGCGCCATCCGCCGCGACGTCCCCATGACCAACGCCATCCGGCGCGCCATGGCCGCGGGGAGCCGCGATTCCACGGGACGTCCGACCGCCCGGTACTGGCAGCTGCGCACCGATTACGACATCGATGTGTCGCTCGATCCCGGCAGCGCGCGGCTCACGGGGACGGCGCGCATCACGGTGCACAACACCAGCCCCGACCCCCTGCGTGAGATCGGACTGCGGCTGCACCCCAACCACTTCATCGGCACCGCGCCGCACAGTGCGCCGTGGACCCCCGCCGAGGTGACCGATGGCATCGCCATCGCGCGCATGTCCGTGAACGGTGCCGCCGTCAACATCGCCTCCAACGCGGCACCCAACGCGCTGGCCGCCGAAGGCGCGCGGGCCATCCAGAACGCGCAGGCGGCCGCCGCCAATGCGGCCAGTGGCAACACGCTGCTCAACGGGCGCTCTACCAATGCGCGCGTCCGCCTGGCCACCCCCATTGCCCCCGGTGCGAAGGCGCAGCTCGAGATCGCGTGGTCGCACAAGCTGCCCGGCGGTCCCGGCACCGGGCACCGCATGACGCAGCGCTGGGCCGACACGCTCTTTCAGCCCACGCAGTGGTTCCCGCGCGTGGCCATGTACGACGACCTGCGCGGCTGGGACACCGAGCTGTACCTCGGGCCGAGCGAGTTCTACAACGCCTTCGGCCGCTACGATGTGCGCATCGACGTGCCGGCGGGATGGATCGTGAGCGGCACGGGGCTGCTGCAGAATCCGCAGCAGGTGCTCACCGACAAGGCGCGCGCGCAGCTGGCGAAGGCCACGCAAAGCGACGACATCACCACCATCGTGGGGTCGGACGAGGTGGGGCCGGGGCAGTCCACCGCCATCAGCGCCAACGGGCGTCTCACGTGGCACTACGTGGCGGACAACGTCAACGACTTCGCGTGGGCCACCGCGAAGCAGTACGTGTGGCAGACCACGCGCGCCACCATTCCGGGCAAGGGGGTGGTGCCGGTACACATGGTCTATCTGCCCGGTCGCGCCAGCCTGTATGCCAAGGCCGGCCCCGTGTCCCGGCATGCCCTCGAGTTCTATTCGAAGCTCTGGTTCCCTTATCAGTTCCCGCAGCTCACCCTGCAGGATGGGCCCAGCGCCGGCATGGAGTACCCCATGGTGATCAACTCCAACGTGGGCGCCGCCGATCATGAGGCGGGGCACATGTGGTGGCCCATGGTGGTGGCCAACAACGAGACGTGGTACGGCTGGATGGACGAGGGCTTCAATCAGTACATGAACATCCTCTCCGACGCCGATGCCGCGGGGAAGCCCGCGGTGCTCGATGGGCTTGGGCAGAGCTACGGCCGGACGGCCAACAACGAGGCCGAGCCGCCCATGATGTGGAACGCCAACTACGCCGGCCCGCAGTTCTACGGCTTCACCACCTACAGCAAGACGCCGCTCATGCTCTCCGCCCTGGGTGGCATCGTTGGCGACAGCGCGGTGCAGCGCGCCCACCGCGAGTTCGGCACCGCCTGGATGTTCCGGCATCCCTCGCCCTGGGACTGGATGTTCTTCATGGAGCGCGCGCTCGGCCGTGACCTGGGGTGGTTTTGGAACGCGTGGCTCTTTGGCAACGAGAGCGTGGACCACCGGGTGGCCAAGGTCGTCACGCAGGGGATCCGCACGCGCGTCACGGTGGCGCAGGAGGGGCAGATGCCCGCACCGATCGTGCTCGACGTGACGTTCGCCGCCGCCGGGCCGGCCATTCGGCCGATGAAGAACGCCGTCATGCTCGACGCCACCACGGCACGGGTGACCGTTCCGGTGGACGTCTGGTTCGACGGCCGGCGCGAGCACGTGGTGGAGTTGGTCTTCGGCGGGCGCCGGATCGAGAAGGTGACGCTCGACGCGCAGGGGCGTTTCCCCGACCGCGTGCCCGCCGACAACAGCTGGTCTGCCAAGGCCGATGTGGGAGGGGCAGGGATCGGGCGCTCGGGTTCGACCCGTCCCTGA
- a CDS encoding chemotaxis protein CheB has protein sequence MTSPEQVSGAHDAPSFADAQPLAVCAIGASAGGLEALQQFFDNADPTRGISYVVVQHLSPDHKSLMVELLRRHTTLKVVRAEDGMRIEPDTVYLNPPKTNLTIESGVLRMAEQPAGHGLHLPIDVFFASLALAMGEHAVGIVLSGTGSDGTRGARELKAEGGLVLVQDPTEAQFDGMPRSVVATGLADQVLSVADMPGTVAQFFLRRGGGRAFSSSEQAAGTASQVQRVLGLLRDRLGTDFTGYKPNTIVRRIERRVLMHPGLGWDDYVRLLEDSKPELVQLHRDLLINVTRFFRDEEAFRLLEQRVIPQLVMDTPPDSELRVWVPACSTGEEPYSIVILILEALDREKLSRNVRVFATDVDQDAVEFAAAGRYGDSIAADMTPERLSRWFVADGDGYKVSRALRDRVIFARHNLLKDPPLTRMDFVSCRNMLIYLGTDLQRRVIALLAYALRARGFLFLGSSETVGTLSTLFDVVDQKWKLFQALQPGRHTLAEALPARPRRSLMQSFSAATAAEQAVLATRSGAPRTATEDGLLERVFQELTDVLKLRCVVLDSEYQLLHTFGDVSTLLKVPAGRSTLEIFKLLPRPLSAALRAALGRVAKEHREILYEGIEVAPDEPTVRMHVRPLDVGPDRARAYVIFFESGPRPLAGGIADRFAMDDSSALRLSQLEHELQYTKENLQATIEELETSNEELQATNEELLASNEELQSTNEELQSVNEELQTVNAEYQEKIAELISLNNDIENLLRTTGVGTLFVDGSLRIRKFTDAALRLLNVMPQDIGRPLDHIAAKIPGVDLVAMCRRVMSANGPESHEVQAPDGSHLHVKVLPYLTGEIGVHGVIVSVIDVTEVKRGEERLQHILDSIPSSIAVLGPDGTIVQTNAEWARFAEVNEAPPALVSGIGLNYVATCMAATDDAMAHAVGRGLREVLGGKRDRFELQYPCHSPDKRRFFLLQATALTATAPRGALVQHFDISSQALRLEQLTQWVEQVQALQLDGVPTLPES, from the coding sequence ATGACATCTCCCGAACAGGTTAGCGGCGCACACGACGCGCCCTCCTTCGCCGACGCCCAGCCCCTCGCGGTCTGTGCGATCGGGGCCAGCGCCGGCGGGCTCGAGGCGCTGCAGCAGTTCTTCGACAACGCGGATCCCACGCGCGGCATCTCGTACGTGGTCGTGCAGCACCTCTCGCCCGATCACAAGTCGCTCATGGTGGAGCTGCTGCGGCGACACACCACGCTCAAGGTGGTGCGCGCCGAAGACGGCATGCGCATCGAACCGGACACGGTGTATCTCAACCCGCCCAAGACGAACCTCACCATCGAGAGCGGCGTGTTGCGCATGGCCGAGCAGCCGGCCGGTCACGGGCTGCATCTGCCCATCGACGTCTTCTTCGCCTCGCTCGCCCTCGCCATGGGCGAACACGCGGTGGGGATCGTGCTGTCCGGAACAGGCAGCGATGGCACCCGCGGGGCGCGGGAGCTGAAGGCGGAGGGGGGGCTGGTGCTCGTGCAGGACCCCACGGAAGCGCAGTTCGACGGCATGCCGCGCAGCGTTGTGGCCACGGGGCTCGCCGACCAGGTGCTGTCGGTGGCCGATATGCCCGGCACCGTGGCGCAGTTCTTTCTGCGCCGGGGGGGCGGCCGCGCCTTCAGCAGCAGCGAACAGGCGGCGGGCACCGCCTCGCAAGTGCAGCGTGTGCTGGGGCTGCTCCGCGATCGCCTTGGTACCGACTTCACCGGCTACAAGCCCAACACCATCGTGCGGCGCATCGAGCGCCGGGTGCTCATGCACCCCGGGCTCGGCTGGGACGACTACGTCCGTCTGCTCGAGGACTCCAAGCCGGAGCTGGTGCAGCTGCATCGCGACCTGCTCATCAACGTCACGCGCTTCTTCCGTGACGAGGAGGCCTTCCGCCTGCTCGAGCAACGCGTCATCCCGCAACTCGTGATGGACACGCCCCCCGACAGCGAATTGCGCGTCTGGGTGCCGGCCTGCTCCACGGGTGAGGAACCGTACTCGATCGTCATCCTCATCCTCGAGGCGCTCGACCGCGAGAAGCTGAGCCGCAACGTGCGCGTCTTCGCCACCGACGTGGATCAGGATGCGGTGGAGTTCGCGGCCGCCGGGCGCTACGGCGACTCCATTGCCGCCGACATGACCCCCGAGCGCCTCTCGCGCTGGTTCGTGGCCGACGGCGACGGGTACAAGGTAAGCCGCGCCTTGCGCGACCGGGTGATCTTTGCACGGCACAACCTGCTCAAGGATCCGCCGCTCACGCGCATGGACTTCGTGTCCTGTCGCAACATGCTCATTTACCTGGGTACCGACCTGCAGCGCCGCGTCATTGCGCTGCTGGCGTACGCGCTGCGCGCGCGCGGCTTCCTCTTCCTGGGGTCGAGCGAGACCGTGGGGACGCTGTCCACGCTCTTCGATGTGGTCGACCAGAAGTGGAAGCTCTTCCAGGCGCTGCAGCCGGGGCGGCACACCCTGGCCGAGGCGCTTCCTGCACGCCCGCGGCGATCGCTGATGCAGTCGTTCTCGGCCGCCACCGCCGCCGAACAGGCGGTGCTGGCCACGCGCTCGGGGGCGCCGCGGACGGCGACCGAAGACGGGCTGCTGGAGCGGGTGTTCCAGGAGCTCACCGACGTGCTCAAGCTGCGCTGCGTCGTCCTCGACTCGGAGTACCAGCTGCTGCACACCTTCGGTGATGTCAGTACACTGCTCAAGGTGCCGGCCGGGCGCTCCACGCTGGAGATCTTCAAGCTGCTGCCGCGCCCGTTGAGCGCGGCGCTGCGGGCCGCGCTGGGGCGCGTGGCCAAGGAGCACCGCGAGATCCTGTACGAAGGCATCGAGGTGGCCCCCGACGAGCCCACCGTTCGCATGCACGTGCGGCCCCTCGATGTGGGCCCCGACCGCGCCCGGGCCTACGTCATCTTCTTCGAAAGCGGTCCCAGGCCGCTGGCGGGAGGCATTGCCGACCGCTTCGCCATGGACGACTCGTCGGCGCTCCGGCTCTCGCAGCTGGAGCACGAACTGCAGTACACCAAGGAGAACCTGCAGGCCACCATCGAGGAGCTCGAAACCTCCAACGAGGAGCTGCAGGCCACCAACGAGGAGCTGCTGGCGTCGAACGAGGAGCTGCAAAGCACGAACGAGGAGCTCCAGTCGGTGAACGAGGAGCTGCAGACGGTCAATGCCGAGTACCAGGAGAAGATCGCGGAACTCATCAGCCTCAACAACGACATCGAGAACCTGCTCCGGACCACCGGCGTGGGCACCCTGTTCGTGGATGGCTCGCTGCGCATCCGCAAGTTCACCGACGCGGCACTGCGCCTGCTCAACGTGATGCCGCAGGACATCGGCCGCCCGCTCGATCATATCGCCGCCAAGATCCCGGGCGTGGATCTCGTGGCCATGTGCCGTCGGGTCATGAGCGCCAACGGGCCCGAATCGCACGAGGTGCAGGCCCCCGACGGATCGCATCTGCACGTGAAGGTGTTGCCGTATCTCACCGGGGAGATCGGGGTGCACGGCGTCATCGTGAGTGTGATCGACGTGACCGAGGTCAAGCGGGGCGAGGAGCGGCTGCAGCACATCCTCGATTCCATTCCGTCGTCGATTGCCGTGCTGGGGCCCGATGGCACCATCGTCCAGACGAACGCCGAGTGGGCGCGCTTCGCCGAGGTCAACGAGGCCCCGCCGGCGCTCGTTTCGGGGATTGGCCTCAACTACGTCGCCACCTGCATGGCGGCCACCGACGACGCCATGGCGCATGCGGTGGGACGAGGGCTGCGCGAAGTGCTCGGTGGCAAGCGCGACCGGTTCGAGTTGCAGTACCCCTGCCACTCGCCCGACAAGCGGCGCTTCTTCCTGCTGCAGGCCACGGCGCTCACCGCCACGGCCCCGCGGGGGGCGCTCGTGCAGCACTTCGACATCTCGTCACAGGCGCTGCGCCTCGAGCAGCTCACGCAGTGGGTGGAGCAGGTGCAGGCGCTGCAGCTCGACGGGGTGCCGACGCTCCCCGAATCCTGA
- the argJ gene encoding bifunctional glutamate N-acetyltransferase/amino-acid acetyltransferase ArgJ, translating into MSHAITFHETPVFPRGFRCASRNVGLKPTARDLTLFASDVDAAAAAVFTRNHFPGAPIILGRETIAGGILRGVIANSKVSNVATGATGVQHARRMARAAAAELGTSADRMLVSSTGVIGVPLPIEKIETGVVGMAAELQDNPMVGAEGIMTTDSHPKALSASVGEATITWVAKGSGMIEPNMATMLSYIFTDAAFDAPTLDRLLRAAVAPSFNMLSVDTDTSTSDTCAILANGLAGPVDEAEFLQLLVAGCTRMTEILARDGEGAEHLLRVHVRGAKNAREAYTVAKSIVNSPLVKTMVHGADPNVGRLLMAVGKCFDCTIHPDRTDAWINGFQVVGRGERLTFDDAIVRETLAREVVDIAVALGAGEAHATAYGCDFTKGYIEENAAYYSS; encoded by the coding sequence ATGTCACACGCCATCACATTTCACGAGACGCCGGTCTTTCCGCGCGGCTTCCGCTGCGCCAGCCGCAATGTGGGTCTCAAGCCCACCGCACGCGACCTGACGCTCTTTGCCAGCGACGTGGACGCCGCCGCCGCGGCGGTATTCACGCGCAATCACTTTCCGGGCGCCCCCATCATTCTCGGGCGTGAAACGATCGCCGGTGGCATCCTGCGCGGCGTGATTGCCAACAGCAAGGTGAGCAACGTGGCCACCGGAGCGACCGGCGTACAGCACGCGCGACGCATGGCGCGCGCCGCGGCCGCCGAACTGGGCACGAGTGCCGACCGCATGCTGGTGAGCTCGACCGGAGTGATCGGGGTACCACTGCCAATCGAGAAGATCGAGACGGGCGTGGTGGGCATGGCGGCCGAACTGCAGGACAACCCCATGGTGGGCGCCGAGGGGATCATGACGACCGACTCGCACCCCAAGGCGCTCTCGGCGTCGGTGGGAGAGGCCACGATCACGTGGGTGGCCAAGGGCTCGGGCATGATCGAACCGAACATGGCCACCATGCTGTCGTACATCTTCACCGATGCCGCCTTCGATGCACCCACGCTGGACCGTCTGTTGCGTGCGGCCGTGGCCCCTTCGTTCAACATGCTGTCGGTGGATACCGACACCAGCACCTCGGATACCTGCGCCATTCTCGCCAACGGGCTGGCGGGCCCGGTGGACGAAGCCGAGTTCCTGCAACTGCTCGTGGCGGGGTGCACGCGCATGACCGAGATTCTGGCCCGCGACGGTGAGGGGGCCGAGCATCTGCTGCGGGTGCACGTGCGCGGGGCGAAGAATGCGCGTGAGGCGTACACCGTGGCCAAGTCCATCGTGAACTCGCCGCTGGTGAAGACCATGGTGCACGGCGCCGACCCGAACGTGGGACGTCTGCTCATGGCGGTGGGCAAGTGTTTCGACTGCACCATCCACCCTGATCGGACCGACGCGTGGATCAACGGCTTTCAGGTGGTGGGGCGTGGCGAGCGCCTGACCTTCGACGATGCGATCGTGCGGGAGACGCTCGCGCGCGAGGTGGTGGACATCGCCGTGGCGCTGGGTGCGGGAGAGGCACACGCCACGGCCTACGGCTGCGACTTCACGAAGGGGTACATCGAGGAAAACGCCGCGTACTACTCCTCGTAA